A window of Sphingobium herbicidovorans contains these coding sequences:
- a CDS encoding energy transducer TonB codes for MAYADHSQGSSRTISIIIVALIHAVLGYAFVTGLGMKYVKKAAEQLNVIEVKEEPPPPDEEPPPPPPDQPVEPPPVVAPPPIVQTPAPAPPIQTVRTPPPVFNPVPVAAPPPPPPPPAVPASRATPRSSPGGWLSDADYPSRAQREERSGTAGFRLEIGPDGRVTNCTITSSTGHSDLDEATCRLLPRRARFKPATAAGGGPMSDTYNGRITWRLPE; via the coding sequence ATGGCCTATGCTGACCACTCGCAAGGATCGAGTCGCACGATCTCGATTATCATCGTCGCCCTGATTCACGCTGTTCTGGGTTATGCCTTCGTCACCGGTCTTGGCATGAAATATGTCAAAAAGGCGGCTGAACAGCTGAACGTGATCGAGGTGAAAGAGGAACCGCCGCCACCGGACGAGGAGCCGCCGCCGCCGCCGCCAGACCAGCCGGTCGAGCCGCCGCCGGTTGTAGCGCCGCCGCCCATCGTTCAGACGCCGGCTCCGGCGCCGCCGATTCAGACGGTTCGTACGCCGCCGCCGGTTTTCAACCCGGTTCCGGTCGCTGCGCCTCCGCCGCCTCCGCCGCCTCCGGCTGTTCCTGCGTCGCGCGCAACGCCACGCAGTTCGCCGGGCGGCTGGCTCAGCGACGCGGACTATCCCAGCCGTGCGCAGCGTGAAGAACGCTCGGGCACCGCGGGTTTCCGTCTGGAGATTGGTCCCGATGGACGGGTAACCAACTGCACCATCACCTCTTCGACCGGGCATTCCGATCTCGACGAGGCGACGTGCAGGCTGCTTCCGCGACGCGCACGGTTCAAGCCCGCGACCGCGGCAGGTGGAGGCCCCATGTCCGACACCTACAATGGTCGCATCACGTGGCGACTGCCTGAATAA
- a CDS encoding MotA/TolQ/ExbB proton channel family protein: MLMYLAAAAAPKPENPYGLMEALEQGGTIAWATFLILCGMSVGTFYILFTKLIEQQKVINQGKKVRATFWRSPSLKEGSAKLEKNSAYKQIVDDGIKAQEEHTKLTDPVEAHDWLHGSLARSEASINSKLGGGLAFLATVGSTSPFIGLFGTVIGIYRALIKIGAAGQASIDAVAGPVGEALIMTALGLAVAVPAVLAYNFLQRRNKSIAEQLNGFTVDLLAHLVSNGAVKPSFAATPAPAVAKPAAAPTKA, from the coding sequence ATGTTGATGTATCTCGCAGCTGCGGCCGCGCCGAAGCCGGAAAACCCTTATGGCCTGATGGAGGCTCTGGAGCAGGGCGGCACGATCGCCTGGGCCACCTTCCTCATCCTCTGCGGCATGTCGGTTGGCACTTTCTACATCCTGTTCACCAAGCTCATCGAGCAGCAGAAGGTGATCAATCAGGGCAAGAAGGTTCGCGCGACCTTCTGGCGTTCGCCAAGCCTGAAGGAAGGCTCGGCCAAGCTGGAAAAGAATTCCGCCTACAAGCAGATCGTTGACGACGGCATCAAGGCCCAGGAAGAACACACCAAGCTGACCGACCCGGTCGAGGCGCATGACTGGCTGCATGGCTCGCTCGCCCGTTCGGAAGCTTCGATCAACTCGAAGCTCGGCGGTGGCCTGGCATTCCTCGCGACGGTCGGTTCCACCTCGCCGTTCATCGGTCTGTTCGGTACGGTTATCGGTATCTACCGCGCGCTCATCAAGATCGGCGCTGCCGGTCAGGCCTCGATTGACGCCGTTGCCGGCCCGGTCGGTGAAGCTCTGATCATGACCGCGCTGGGTCTGGCTGTGGCCGTTCCTGCGGTGCTCGCCTACAACTTCCTGCAGCGCCGCAACAAGTCGATCGCCGAGCAGCTGAACGGCTTTACCGTCGATCTGCTGGCCCACCTGGTGTCGAACGGCGCGGTTAAGCCTTCGTTCGCCGCTACCCCGGCTCCTGCCGTCGCCAAGCCGGCTGCGGCTCCGACCAAGGCCTGA
- a CDS encoding ExbD/TolR family protein — protein sequence MAMSVGSDGGDDKPMSDINTTPLVDVMLVLLIIFLIAVPVVVQTVQLQLPKVAFEPTTTKPENVSLSITQAPDGGCAVYWNLTRVSSDELLNRAVAKLEADIKKAGGVENLTPEDLPEVHIRGDINTPYRCIGGTIYTMQRAGFPKVGFISEPEPGTQTQRL from the coding sequence ATGGCAATGAGTGTTGGCTCCGACGGCGGTGATGACAAGCCGATGTCCGACATCAACACGACGCCGCTCGTCGACGTCATGCTGGTGTTGCTCATCATCTTCCTCATCGCGGTCCCGGTCGTCGTCCAGACGGTTCAGCTGCAGCTTCCCAAGGTCGCGTTCGAGCCGACGACGACGAAACCGGAAAATGTCTCGCTGTCGATCACGCAGGCGCCCGATGGTGGCTGTGCGGTCTACTGGAACCTGACGCGCGTGTCTTCTGACGAGCTGCTCAACCGCGCGGTTGCGAAGCTGGAAGCGGACATCAAGAAGGCGGGCGGCGTGGAAAATCTGACGCCGGAGGATCTGCCCGAAGTGCATATTCGCGGCGACATCAATACGCCTTACCGGTGCATCGGCGGCACCATCTACACGATGCAGCGCGCCGGTTTCCCGAAAGTCGGCTTCATCTCCGAACCCGAACCGGGTACGCAGACGCAGCGGCTTTAA
- a CDS encoding ExbD/TolR family protein, translating to MAMSAGREDGEPMVEMNTTPLIDVMLVLLIMFIITIPIQTHAVKIDLPQNAPPTDSVIDPVKNKVAIDQGGVITWNGSAIDLLTLRQYLQQSLRLPVEPELQFQPNAATRYVVVDQVLAEIKRAGVTKLGFVGNEQYSQF from the coding sequence ATGGCTATGAGTGCCGGAAGAGAAGATGGCGAGCCGATGGTGGAAATGAACACGACGCCGCTTATCGACGTCATGCTCGTTCTCCTCATCATGTTCATCATCACCATCCCGATCCAAACGCACGCGGTAAAGATTGATTTGCCGCAGAATGCGCCGCCGACCGACAGCGTCATCGACCCCGTCAAGAACAAGGTGGCGATCGATCAGGGTGGCGTTATCACCTGGAACGGTTCGGCCATCGACCTGCTGACCTTGCGTCAGTATCTGCAGCAGTCGCTGCGTTTGCCGGTCGAGCCTGAACTGCAGTTCCAGCCCAATGCCGCGACGCGTTATGTCGTCGTCGATCAGGTGTTGGCGGAGATCAAGCGCGCTGGCGTCACGAAGCTGGGCTTCGTGGGCAACGAACAATATTCGCAGTTCTAG
- a CDS encoding PilZ domain-containing protein, translating to MAAGHQIDLSTRTSRLADRRYVQVPVKVRRPGENWFKSSVADLSVAGFRLQTFMKLTTGDSLWIMLPGFEGRRAHVLWTRGHEAGCHFERPLHPAILDHIVRISR from the coding sequence ATGGCCGCTGGACATCAAATCGACCTGAGCACAAGGACCAGCCGCCTGGCTGACCGGCGCTATGTGCAGGTGCCTGTCAAGGTTCGCAGGCCCGGAGAAAACTGGTTCAAAAGCTCCGTCGCAGACCTTTCGGTCGCTGGCTTTCGTCTTCAAACTTTCATGAAGCTGACAACGGGCGACAGCCTTTGGATCATGCTACCCGGATTTGAAGGACGCCGCGCTCATGTCCTTTGGACCCGCGGACATGAGGCGGGCTGTCATTTCGAACGCCCGTTACACCCGGCAATCCTGGATCATATCGTCAGAATAAGCCGGTAG
- a CDS encoding ABC transporter transmembrane domain-containing protein, which translates to MQEAEKPNPRDSAPSSLGSLAMLWRFAVRYPGRIAAAGAALMVSSAATLAIPSGFRLVIDRGFMGGGDISRWFQYLLLIVLILAMATAARFYFVSWLGERVVADIRSATQANLLRLEPRFFEENRPSEIASRMTADTAIIDQIVGSTVSVALRNLVTGTGGLIYLFALAPKLAALLVLGIPLILLVMISLGRRVRKLSRASQDCLAAVGSATAEVLGAMKIVQAFGQEAREAARFDTTVEAGFAMARRRILLRAAMTAVVIALVFGSITAVMWQGALDVAAGRLSGGSIAAFVLTGGLVAGAFGALSETWGDLLRGAGAASRLHELMTAKPEIVAPAHATPLPRLPQGAHLEFDQVHFSYPTRPDDAALHGVSIDIRPGETVAIVGPSGAGKSTLIQLALRFYDPLAGTIRLNGVPLPEADPGAVRDMMAMVPQDSVIFAASARDNLRFGRWDAGDEQIWEAARAANAETFLRALPEGLDTFLGEGGARLSGGQRQRLSIARALLRNAPILLLDEATSALDAESERLVQDALARLMKGRTTIVIAHRLATVRAADRIIVLDGGRVVEQGDHSALMAQKGLYARLARLQFQDAPAA; encoded by the coding sequence ATGCAAGAAGCGGAAAAGCCCAACCCGCGCGACAGTGCGCCGTCTTCCCTTGGCAGCCTGGCCATGCTGTGGCGTTTCGCCGTGCGCTATCCCGGCCGCATTGCAGCGGCGGGCGCGGCGCTCATGGTCTCTTCGGCCGCGACGCTTGCGATCCCCAGCGGCTTTCGGCTGGTCATAGACCGGGGCTTCATGGGCGGAGGCGATATCAGCCGCTGGTTTCAATATCTGCTGCTGATCGTGCTGATCCTGGCGATGGCGACTGCGGCGCGCTTCTATTTCGTTTCCTGGCTGGGCGAGCGCGTCGTCGCCGACATCCGTTCAGCGACGCAGGCCAATCTCTTGCGTCTGGAGCCGCGCTTCTTCGAGGAAAACCGCCCGTCCGAAATAGCTTCGCGGATGACAGCGGACACCGCCATCATCGATCAGATCGTGGGCTCCACCGTTTCGGTCGCCTTGCGCAATCTGGTCACTGGCACCGGCGGGCTTATCTATCTGTTCGCTCTTGCGCCAAAGCTCGCCGCACTTCTGGTGCTGGGCATTCCGCTCATCCTGCTGGTCATGATCAGCCTGGGGCGCCGCGTACGCAAGCTGTCGCGCGCAAGCCAGGATTGCCTGGCCGCCGTTGGCAGCGCGACGGCTGAGGTTCTGGGCGCAATGAAGATCGTCCAGGCCTTTGGACAGGAAGCACGCGAGGCGGCACGTTTCGACACCACGGTAGAAGCCGGATTCGCGATGGCGCGGCGTCGGATCTTGCTCCGTGCGGCCATGACCGCCGTCGTCATCGCGCTGGTGTTTGGCTCCATCACCGCGGTGATGTGGCAGGGCGCTCTCGACGTTGCGGCGGGCAGGCTGTCCGGGGGCAGCATCGCCGCGTTCGTGCTGACCGGCGGATTGGTGGCGGGCGCGTTCGGCGCGCTTTCGGAAACCTGGGGCGACCTGCTCCGGGGAGCGGGCGCAGCCAGCAGGTTGCACGAACTGATGACGGCGAAGCCCGAGATCGTCGCGCCTGCACACGCCACGCCCCTCCCACGGCTTCCCCAGGGCGCGCATCTCGAATTCGATCAGGTGCATTTCAGCTATCCGACGCGCCCGGACGATGCGGCGCTGCATGGCGTCTCCATCGACATCAGGCCGGGCGAGACGGTGGCCATTGTCGGGCCGTCGGGCGCGGGCAAATCGACGTTGATCCAGTTGGCGCTGCGCTTCTACGACCCCCTTGCCGGCACGATCCGGCTGAACGGCGTGCCCCTGCCCGAGGCGGACCCCGGCGCAGTTCGCGACATGATGGCGATGGTGCCGCAAGACAGCGTGATCTTCGCCGCTTCGGCGCGCGACAATCTGCGGTTCGGGCGTTGGGATGCCGGGGATGAGCAGATCTGGGAAGCGGCGCGGGCCGCCAATGCCGAAACCTTCCTGCGTGCCTTGCCAGAGGGACTGGACACTTTCCTTGGCGAAGGCGGCGCCCGTCTGTCTGGGGGCCAGCGTCAGCGCCTGTCGATCGCACGTGCTTTGCTTCGCAATGCGCCCATCCTCCTGCTGGACGAAGCGACATCGGCCCTGGATGCCGAATCGGAGCGGCTGGTTCAGGACGCGCTTGCACGGCTGATGAAGGGACGCACGACGATTGTCATTGCCCATCGGCTGGCGACCGTGCGCGCAGCCGATCGGATCATCGTGCTCGACGGCGGCCGGGTGGTCGAGCAAGGCGATCACTCCGCCCTCATGGCTCAGAAGGGCCTGTATGCCCGGCTCGCCCGCCTTCAGTTCCAGGATGCCCCCGCCGCCTGA
- a CDS encoding class I SAM-dependent methyltransferase has translation MTSRELTGFLPLAEHQGSAARRSMSDLAWRLGFGAISWPWLLASLSGGRKADKRALLDELALPHDALPHLGSWKADVGFLRHIANEITRLRPAQVVELGAGASTLVAAQALALHGGGQLTSFDQHGGFVDATRAWLADHGLNADLRHAPLTAESADWPGRWYALDNLPDRIDLLIIDGPPWSVHPLVRGAADSLFARLSPNAVVLLDDAARPGERIVARRWRQRWPHIDFRLMHDGTKGTLVGRRRDISMPVANDNDGGHGWRHLRRAAAMAALLATGWIARGELGEFPQAAQASPFLDEAAASHRTGLLRRDMASQVESAALDSDEIRRSTGIVLPALPPSWRVTDVQLFPTPDSPAIAVSLTTPAGEQLSFFADRAETEAEARPLLARRASDVIAYWEAGDMAYALTGRTAPRRIMTLAAEITPPL, from the coding sequence CGTGGTTGCTGGCCAGCCTTTCGGGCGGTCGGAAGGCGGACAAGCGAGCGCTGCTCGATGAACTGGCCCTGCCGCATGACGCCCTCCCCCATCTGGGAAGCTGGAAGGCCGATGTCGGGTTTCTGCGTCATATAGCGAACGAAATCACCCGCTTGCGGCCAGCGCAGGTCGTCGAACTCGGCGCGGGCGCGTCCACACTGGTCGCGGCGCAGGCGCTCGCCCTCCATGGGGGCGGCCAACTGACCAGCTTCGATCAGCATGGCGGCTTCGTCGATGCGACGCGCGCGTGGCTTGCCGATCACGGGCTGAACGCCGACCTGCGCCACGCCCCGCTCACCGCTGAAAGCGCGGATTGGCCGGGACGATGGTATGCGCTGGACAACCTGCCGGATCGGATCGACCTGCTGATCATCGACGGTCCACCCTGGTCGGTGCATCCGCTGGTGCGCGGCGCGGCGGACAGCCTGTTTGCGCGGCTTTCCCCCAACGCCGTCGTGCTGCTGGACGATGCAGCGCGGCCAGGCGAACGCATTGTCGCACGCCGCTGGCGTCAACGCTGGCCGCATATCGATTTTCGCCTGATGCATGACGGGACGAAAGGCACGCTGGTCGGCCGCAGGCGCGATATATCCATGCCGGTCGCCAACGATAATGACGGCGGCCACGGCTGGCGACATCTGCGTCGTGCGGCGGCCATGGCCGCCCTGCTCGCCACCGGCTGGATCGCCAGGGGCGAGCTGGGCGAATTTCCGCAAGCGGCGCAGGCAAGCCCCTTTCTGGATGAAGCAGCCGCATCCCACCGCACCGGCCTGCTCCGGCGGGATATGGCTTCCCAGGTCGAAAGCGCGGCGCTCGACAGCGATGAAATACGCCGTTCCACTGGCATCGTCCTGCCGGCGCTGCCGCCCAGTTGGCGCGTGACCGATGTTCAGCTGTTCCCTACCCCCGACAGTCCCGCAATAGCCGTTTCGCTTACCACCCCGGCTGGCGAGCAACTGTCCTTCTTTGCCGACCGGGCGGAAACTGAGGCAGAAGCACGCCCGCTACTCGCACGCCGCGCAAGCGATGTCATCGCTTATTGGGAGGCTGGCGACATGGCCTATGCCCTTACCGGGCGGACCGCGCCGCGCCGCATCATGACACTGGCGGCGGAGATCACCCCACCCCTTTGA